TTAactatttctttacatttatcaTTCCCACTCTGAGATTGTCTACATATGCTAATgtggagaaaaaatagaattttcataCTTTTGTAATGGCTGCCTTATGATATATGCCTATTTGTATCAACCTGACACTATTTCTTGATTCTAACCTGTTAGTTTCATATTCAAAAGTCTTCCAAAGTCATAATTGATGTGAGAGGCACAAAAGCACCCATATCTAAATTAACCAAAGTTTATGAGTAGCTGAGTCTAAAGGCAATTCTCCACTTCATCGAACAGTAAAAGTTGTAGGACATTTAGTAGGTGGCAGTCACTGCATTAACGAAGGAGGATTCCTCTGTTGTGTGGTGAAGTCACTAGATCACGGAACACAGCGCCACACATTTGCAAGGACCCTCAGTACAAACTCATCAGTGTTTCCAAAACACGTCACATTCCTCATGTGCTCTTTGAGATACATTAGCAACCTTACTAGATTCCTTGTTTTGAATTATCTCCCTGTCTTAATCCATGACCTACTAATGTCTCAAAATGCATTAAAGCAACAATTAGTTtcttctctgctcttctctttATGCTGATCAGGCATTTGGTACTCTCATAAGCATAATAAGACTAATTTTTCTTCTCCCTACCTGGTGTGATAaggtttttgtttaaaataagtgaatagaAATTACTGTACGATGTTGAACAACTTCAGTGAGAAGATGACGGGAggagagatggaagaaaagaggcagaggaaaaaatgttttaattgggAGAATATTGATGGTTCCAgataatgccattttttaaacctactaaataaaacaattttaacatttttttcctttttcacagagTTTATTTTACACCTATCATACCAAACAGATTTTAAACACTGACATAGAAAACTCCCTAACAAGAAAAAgtagcgattttcaactggtgtgccatggcacactggtgtgatgcaagaatttttaaaacatgcaatacccaattatttagtcaggggcactgacctctttccccttagattgtcaaacaaaaaatgacaacagccaacacaatagccacctgatgtgaataaatcaaaaattacaccaattttttttatcagaccagcagaaaactaatacacattttggtgtgtcacagatgaaaaaatgttgaaaatcgcTGATAAAGCAAAAACAAGTGTTCATCTTATGAGAAACAAGATACACCATCACTTATAGTCTTCAAACATTATTGCACTTTAACTTTCATAATTTGACAATGCATTCACGAAACAATCTGCAGACTAGTTTTAACAAATTAAAGAACACTTTTAAGCAGACAAGACTGTCCTAAATTGTTTATTAGGTAAGAATTTTACAAACATGACACGTATTAGCGGTAACGGTGGAGCTGGAGAGTATTGCGCCTTCTCCGAGCTGCACGGCAGGAACCACCAATAGTATGGTGGAACTTGTGGCCCTTTCCAAGGCCACGGCTCTTGCGGCCTGCAGATGTCAGCCCTCGCATCTCCCTGTGCTTGTGGACTGGTTTGGTGATCCACTGGGTGTCAGGGTTCCttctgatagccttatggaatGGATCAATGAGGATAACCTCAAAGAATTTGTACGTGGAATCTTCACCAACCCAGTAAGAATTCAGGACTCTCAGAGCCCCACAGTGGCGCCCAGCTCGCTCCTCAGCAACAGACTGAAGACTTCGGGCAAACTTCAGCTGGTTAACCCCATGGTAGACAGGCTTGCCATAGGTCGCACCCTTAGGCACAGGGCGTTTGCGGCCACCAGGGCGCACACGAATCCGATATATGACATAACCTTGCTTGGCCTTGTAGCCCAGCCTGCACGCTGTGGGGCGGGGGACCCTGTGGAGCGCAGAGAGCTGGCGGTACTGCCAGCACCGCACCCTGAGAAGGAAGCGCATCACGTCGGACTGCTTCTTCCTCCATAGCTCCTGGATATACTTGTAAGCGCCCATCTTGGCTTACCTTATGGCTGCGGCCAGACGGAAAGgtaacatttttttacatttgaaaaactgAAGTCTACAGTTTGCCTAATTTCCactattttttcttccaattgattttcctgtatttcctgatctttgtattttctgccacCACCCATAGATTTTGCTCTTTTATGTTTTGTGTTCTTGATTATATAAATCATTACTTCTCTATTTATTTGAATGTTCCAAAGAGAGTGCCAAAAGTACATTCATGTGGATTTCTAAATTATCTGTTAATTATTGCCAAGTACTTCCTTAATCCTGTGATAATTTTCTTGACCCCTCAAATCAGCCCTTCTACATCTTTGAGTCCTATGTAATACCAGTAACATTAACTTCCAATCACAGATGCAGTTATTAATGACAAAAGTTTTCCAGAAGAATTTGGGCTCAAACTCAATAGAATCTGATTGATTAGTAAAAATGAGTTATTGGTTCAGCTGAATCCACAAAGCCTAGAGCAAAATGTTGCCACCAAGTACTTCCCCTTTAAAGCAAGCTGCTGGATGGTCCATGGATTACTTGCCAAGGTGGGGCACCACACAGTGCTGCCAACATTGCAGAGGTTATAGAGAATACTGAGGACATTGGTTTAGATATGCGATGGCAGCCAACCAAGAGGCACTCTGAGGGGCCACCAAACAGCCTGACCCACACTTCTGAAAGTTTGGGGACATGAATGGGTTCAGTGGTGATGTTCTAAATATTTAACAGCAGCTACTACGCTAATGCTGACAGACATTGGAGCAGGATCCTGGGGCGCTGTGTTCTAGACAATATTTTTCAGTTGCTGGATGGTGAAAAAGTGAGACCtgtaaaggaaagggaaggggtgcACTGACTTGATTGGAGAACTCAGGATAACCTACCTACCAAACTTGGAAAAGTATGTTCACATCTGTGAGGTTCTCCTGCCATGGACAAAAGATCAGGCTTGATTAATACCTGATTGATATGGGCCAAACAGAAGGTCAAAAGTGAATATGATGCTGTTGACCTGAGCCAATaacaaaaagagagacagagacaaaaacagaaacagaattggGGTGGTGGAGAGACagatgcaggggtgggggaagagagggagaaagagagaaatcaggaATGTGCATCATTTTCTGCTGTAGACAAGCAGAAAGAAGCACTAATTTCCGATCTTTGACTCTGATTCTTAGTCTGAtctagacattttaatgattggAGTGAGAACATCTGAGGCAAACCTGAGGGTTCGTCCAGGGGCAAGGAGAAAACTATCCCACGGTTCAAATTTAAAAGGTTAGTAGCAGGAAATgtagtttgttttctatttgcatCTTAATATTCATTCAGTAAAAGGATTGCAATCACAGGGCATCCAATTTAAACTTTAACTGCCATTTGGACAAGGCTGGGCTTGTCAGGTCAgtcagggggaggggccagggcatTTGCCCTGATGGTGTGTACCATCATATTTGGttggtttgggtttctttggggaACAGCACGAGAGAAGACAAGAGTATAAAAAACCAGAACTTCTCCATGCTGTTACATGTGCTCCTAACCAGAGGCTTTAAGAGAACACTTCAGACAGAAGCCTGAGATACTATTTTATACAAGTTTGCCTGAGATGCAAAGTGTCCCCAGCATAGTTCCTCAGCAATGGACTCCTCATGGGGACAAGGGGAGTGTCTTTTCATTACATAGAGACTGTAGTAGGTTTGATAGAGTGAAGATTCAGCACCACATCAGAACATCAGACCTGTACTTTGGGGAGTGTGGGGGATGTATTCCTGTCCTGGACTAGGTGGTTCCAGCATACCCTGGCAGCAGTCACTGTGAAACGTCACCCAAAAGACTCAAAGGGCAAAGAGAGAGTGAACCCCCAAGGACAGGCTAGATCAGCAATTCCTAAACTTGTAGGCCCCATGACCTCTTCACACTCTTAAAAACTATGAAGATATCAAAggacttttgtttatgtggattTCATCTAACGATGCTTAccatattagaaataaaaattgtgttttaaatattttattactttgtaagaaatgatgaaaatattatgttaatataaataacatttttatgaaaaataactatattttccaaagaaaattttaaaagttaagagtgtcattgttttacattttcacataTCTCTTTAATATGCAGCTTAACAGAGGACAGCTGGATTTTTACATATGATTATGTGTTTAGTCTGTCATGATATGTTTCTTTGGttgaagtatataaagaaaatctggcCCTACATAGTTGTctacatgaaaaataatagagTATGTTAATAGCTGTTTTAGATAATTGGTATAgataatctaattttaaattattatattatacattGTCAAAAATGCACATTCATTAATAACACCACTgtattagtcagctcaggctgctataacacagtatcacagactgggtgacttaaaccatagacatttatttctctcagttctggaggctgggaagtccaagaccaaggtacCAATTAGCTTGTTTACTGGTGAGACCTCTCTTGCTGGCTTGCCAACagccctcttctctcttctcactgtgtcctcacgtgaATGAGAGATAAAAAGGAGTGAGAAAAAGAGTGCTCTCATCTCTCTGCCACTTCTGATACGGACTCTATTCCCCTCACGGAAGCCCCATCCCATCCCTATGACCTTGTCTAAACAGACCCACCTCTAAATGCCTCCACATTGGTGGTGAGGTGAATTTTTGGGAGACAAACATTCATCCATAACAACCACCAAGCTTGTCAGATTAGCCTCTATGTATTGTGGAACTATAAAATAGTAGTGAAACGAATTTTCCAAAATCTTTATCTTTATTCAAAATCTCCAATTTTATCTTTGCTACAAatactgtcttttattttccttgaagttACAGgctcatttaatttatttttgggaGAAAGTTCTGCCCAATAGTCAAGTCTGAAAATCACACTTTGTCAGCTGTTCTTCAAGGTGGAATGAGTGTTTCATAAAAAGAACATCTAGTTCAGCTCACAACTGAAACAATTGTGTCTTTTTTCTCAGAATCCATCCCACATAATCAccagcatattaaaaatatgtgtattcaagattacagattttataaaattaatatttttcctgcTTCATCAAAGACATCCTCAAGTGAAactagcaattttttaaatttcatttctacGATGTGCCGTGGTGAGGAAATGAGTGACTGCCACTGCAGTTTGCGTCCATTGCCTTGATTCACGCTAAGATACCAGTTTTACAGTCCACTGCTTTTATGTCTTCactgaaaaatacatatgaaatcCTAACATCATTATTAAAGTAGTTTCTGACCCTGCAGTCCTCCTGAAAGAGCACTGACAATCTTCTAGGATCTACATACTACATTTAAGTTCTCCTGGGCTAGATAATACAGCAGACAAGGGAGACACATTTAGTGGTTTACCTGAAGGAGAAAGCATCCTGATGTCTAGAAGTGAACTGGCATAAGTAAAGTCATGTGCCTAGAAGTGACAAGCCCAGCTCTAGAACCCAGGCACCCTGGTTCCAAGTACAGGAATGAATCTTCTAGACCACGTTACATTCACCATTAATTGCTCTATTCCTTATCCCAGTGAGCCTTAGTTAAAGCTATGTAGACATAATCTAACTCCTTAAAATTGTTCAATATCTTACCCCTAAAAAGCATGTCAGATAAGAGTATTGTACTGATTTCATCCATAGAGTAAGACACCTGTCCTGTGAGCCTCTATTTATAAGTACATTCAGATAGAGAAATTAATATCCTTCAGGAGAGAATTTGTGCCATTACAACCATAGTTTGGAGATATAGTCTTATTAATAGAACATAATAGCCAAAAGACTGGAAATGCTCAGAAAAACGTAACTGGTTTTTTGAAGactagataaaaaaataaagttgctttgCTTTGCCAAATGCATCCCCCTATGCCTGGAAGccctggtgtttattaaaaaACATGTGTGCCATTTATGAACTGCCCCATTATGCATTTTCCTATGGcgccattaaaacaaaaatacatccTTCCCTCACCTGTTTTTGCTATAAAGGAAAAGTAGATGAAATCTAGATCAATTGGGTACTAAGAATAGAAAATAGGTCAGAGAtgtggaggtgggtgtggggcagAGCTATAATACATTTTTGAACTCAGGAGGTGTTTAATGTTAGGGTATTAAAACTTTGCTTACAAAATGTTGCATTAGACACCCTTAGTAAAGTTTAGTGAATGAAGTGCTCCAAACATCTTGTGACAGCGTATGCAGAAGAAGGCCTCCATTAGCCTGATGGCCTGCTGGGAAGATGAGGAGCACGACCCCACGCCCTTGTCTAGGGTACACACTTCCCCTTCTCACAGTGCCAGCTTTCTCATTATTTAGCAAATAGAACACTTTACACAAAAAATCAT
This sequence is a window from Phyllostomus discolor isolate MPI-MPIP mPhyDis1 chromosome 3, mPhyDis1.pri.v3, whole genome shotgun sequence. Protein-coding genes within it:
- the LOC114510112 gene encoding 60S ribosomal protein L15-like, with translation MGAYKYIQELWRKKQSDVMRFLLRVRCWQYRQLSALHRVPRPTACRLGYKAKQGYVIYRIRVRPGGRKRPVPKGATYGKPVYHGVNQLKFARSLQSVAEERAGRHCGALRVLNSYWVGEDSTYKFFEVILIDPFHKAIRRNPDTQWITKPVHKHREMRGLTSAGRKSRGLGKGHKFHHTIGGSCRAARRRRNTLQLHRYR